The following DNA comes from Palaemon carinicauda isolate YSFRI2023 chromosome 22, ASM3689809v2, whole genome shotgun sequence.
TAGGTAGCCAGTTAATCTCATTTTGGATAGGTGTGCACTTTAGTATGTTGGGATTTATTCATTATGAGCCAAGTTCTACCTTATTACATAGATATGGTAACTTCTTCAGTAAGTAATTTTATATATCATAACAACATTCAACCCGTAGGGGGTTAGTGCCAAGCACTGTCAGCTTTACTTGAAAGATCTCTTCACTATATTTTTTACCCCTAGCTGCACTCCCTTTTTAGCCTTCAGTTATCCATTCCAGATTTCCTTTTTGCTATCTTGCTATatatcttaacttttacttcatactgTTATTGGGGGGTTTCCCCCAGCTGCACGTGTGTGATGAATGGCTTTCCAAGCCCCATTTTTAGACCTTATGgaccaaatttataaatccaatccaTTATGGCTTTCAGGCATTCTTGGTACACCCATGTTTTAAAAATTTCCTCAAACTAATTATCATTGATAGTTCTTCTTAGGAGAGTTTTGTTGATGGAGGAATATAGTAGACTTCTGAAGTTCTTTTACTTAAACATTACTTATGTTTATTGAGGCTAATAGTTCTTTTTACTATAAATTACCATTCATTTTGTTGTTTGACAACTGCTGGTGTACAGTAcagcatatgtttttttttctcttagtaatATTGACATCTGAAACCCCGTATAATTATTTTGACTGAAGAGGAAAGTTCAATATATTACTGGATAGTTTCTCTAATTAACAATAAATGCTATTTTTTCTGTTTTAGAAGCACTATTACTGGCCAGTAGGGTTTTCTATGAAATGTAACATTGATACAAATAAATGTTCTGGTAACCTTCAAGATACATCATCattttgaattattaaaatttagtgattgaaagattgttagttaTTGATACCACTGGTACAATGGACAGACATAACTGGaaaattttactgaaataaaagTTACAAAAGTTGCCTTGTCCAATATACTTAAATAGgcctattatatactgtactggtgggggggggggttagatggACTATGGACTAGCTAGTGTCTTTCACTTTCTCAGGTTAGGTTAAGAGCCAAATGGTAAACAGAGTTAAAACTCAACATCTGGAGTTACCCCTACAAAAGGAAAAACAtatgaaacaaatttaaaagtagAGTATGAAGTAATTATAAGATTTATGAAGTAAAATGATCCAAGATATAGGGAAGGAAACCAAAATTATAAAATGATTTTAAGgatagaagagaagagagcaaaaAATAGCATAACAGTGAATTAAAACAGTTTAGAAAACATATAtactgatatgtgtatatatatcggtacatatatgtgtgtgtgtttgagtctAATATTGCATGATTATATTAAAGTATAAAAACAAAACAGAATTGactcccccgccaaaaaaaaaaagaaaaaaaaaacttttgataaaaaCATTCAACCCTGAACACTGGGAAGTGTAGAAATATATCAGGTTACTTTTGTATATATGTACGCTACACTTTACTAGTAGGAAATAGTGACATTAAGATTAGAATTTGGGATGGCTTAATTTCCTTATTTAGGTATGATATGGGTTAAGGTAGTGGTTTTCTTCATTCATTATGACTGCACACCTGGACTGACCACTGTAAGGATGGTGGAGGGACGGATAATGAATCAAGTGAGGAAAGTGTAGGTTTAATTAAGGTAGGCGGTATGTCAGTCAAGTGTCTGTATGACACATTGGAATTCTTAGACAAGCATTATAGAGGGTgttgaaatttgtgatattttttggTGATAGAAGAGTAGTGTATTAGAATTTATAGAACTAGGTCTGATAAAAGTTTGTGTACTCTCCatgactgtgatatatatatatatatatatatatatatatatatatatatatatatatatatatatatatatatatatatatatatatatatatatatatatatatatatatatatatatatatatatatatatatatatatatatatatatatatatatatatatatagggatggaTTGTTGTGAGAAGTCAGAGAAAGGAAACTGGAAATTTATGCTAACCTTTGAGATTAGAGAGCAAATCATCAATACTGTTAAGAAAGATTGCAGTTGATAAATGATACAGTAGTGATTGAAGATTGTGAAGAGAACCTgtaaaggtaaaagaaaatatttgcgaGACTAAGAAATTTGAGTAATTTTCAGCAAGAGTAAAATCATGAGGTGTACAAAATTAGGACGGGAATGCAATATGTGTGGAAGTAGATGCTAGATGGATTGAACTGATTGATTTGTGTGGTTAATTTAGAATAAACTAGGTAAATATTGGAAGAGAAAATAGTTTTTACATAATATATTAAATGAGGAAAGTAGTAGAATGCATGCAATACAGTATATTTGAAGTATTCATGCAAACCAAAGGTGGGAATGAATAAGGAAATGTTGAGTAAGTTCATTTTGGAAGTGAAGTTAGTTGAAtttaagaaatagataaaaaatcgAAATATTAAAGAGAAAATGTTCACTTCGTTTATGTATAGTGAGAAGAATTGAAATTACTAAACTGTAAAGTAATATAGAAACGGAAATAAATATTGCAGTTGAAAAGATGAATGAGAGTATTTTGAAACTGGTTGTGTCTTATGGAATCAATGGAGGACAATAGTTTGGTTAGAAGTTTATGAATTGGAATTGTTGTAAGGCTGTATGATAGGGCAACCTAGATGTGCTGGATAGTTAGCACGAACCAGGATTTGTAAGGAAAGGTCTTGAATATAAAAAAGTgtaggattttgtacaaaatcATGGTGAAGTGCAGTGTGTGAAAGTCTGTGTAAGTGTATGAAAAGACTTGGAGTTTGGTTGATTTCTGCTGTGATCTTCCACTATTCGTCATTTTAGATGCTAATTTGTCAAAAGCTTTTGCGATATTCTTTTACTGGAACCACCCTCTGCTAGGAAAGATGGCAATGATGTAGAATCACACTCGTAGACCATTGAATTGTTCCTAGCCTAAATGGGTATAATTGGGTGTAAATGGGTATTAGGATTTCCTAGGGCCAATGAAGGGGATTTGAAGACTTGAGAAGACCACAGGGGTGAACTTACTCTAATAGCGTTACCCCCTCTAAAGGGAAAAGTGTGTCTTTTGTAAGAAGAAAAATGTTATACATACATAAGCCGATAAAAGTAGACACTAGAGAGAGATATACTGTAAGTTGCATGATTCCAATTCTTTTCAGTTGCTTATTCCTTAGGGCCAGTGGAAATTCTCGTTGGAAAGCATATTGCATGTGGTGTACTCGCCATGTAAAATTGTTCCTATTTCTAAAGGTGTTTCTCTCTTTTggcttatatttaaaaaaaaaaaatgtcaattgtATTAAAGGTAAACGTGCTATGGTGTAGGTAATTTTTTTCGAGTGGAAATTAATGTTTATTCTGATTAAGACATGACAGTATCATTCTCAAATTTAATGTTCAGTGTAATGAAAATATAAGTGTTACTGCATTTATTAAAAACAGCACTTTAAAGAAAACAAGTTGCTCCCTACGTGACGAACATGAAATTAGTATTTTTTCCCGTTAGTAGTTGACGCTCTTGAGGTAGTCGGCAAGAGCTTCCACGGTAGCTGCACACTGTCCTGGTTGAATAGGTTCGTCGTACTTGGCTATTATGATAGCTGTGTTTGTTTTTGCTACGTGAATTCCTTGACTGCCTTTCCTGGCCCTCAGCACACTTTCATTTCCGCTTAAGAATATATACCTTTCGCCTGCACACGTTACCCCTGCAATACGAGATGTCAAGGATAGTTAGAAGTTAGTCTTTAAGCTTGCCTGTATTGCACGTACACAATCTTGTATGATCTATTCAAACTATTTCTCTGATGAACACGTAACatggttatacagtatatacattttctTGAAGAAACTCATCTTTGTTTTTCAGACAAGCATTGTTCCATATAAAATTTAATACTATTTAATTATTCTTACAAGTAGTTTTACTCAACACTACTTTAGGGAAATGTACGCGTCAGGAACAAAAACATTGTGTCAATAAAAAGAGTGAAAAGGTACCTACCGCTTTGATGAAATCCCGAGGGATTCGTGAAACCAGTAGCAATGGCTTTGCATTCTTGTTCAGTTACACCCCAGCCTTCCGAAATCGCCCAGATAGAGCCGTCTAAGCCAGCGATTGCTccttgagaaacattaccagtgcCGGTTAATTGCTTTGAGACATAGTCATTCCAAGTCAACATCTGCAAAAAAATAGTTAAAATGAAGAAGAACCAttaacatcctatatatatatatatatatatatatatatatatatatatatatatatatatatatatatatatatatgtgtgtgtgtgtgtgtgttgcacaaATATTTTATACTGCGTCATCCTCACTGAGATTTATTCAGGGTTTTTATTTTCATGTACGACAGTAGACTATAACAGGAGTTTGCTCCACAGTCATTTACTCTGTCCTCTTTGTCTGTATTCTCATGTTTCTGCTGTAAATGATGATCATTCTCATTATTGAGATGGATCTTGTTGGTCCTGTACCtggtatactgtagtttatttacatTGAAAACGAGCAATTTAGTTTGAATTGAATGATGCGTTGCTGTTGTTTATGTGAAGAATAAGTCGATTGTTACTCTAAATTTTGGACAATTATTAAACATTATCTACAGCTGCTTGGTCATTATTCTGCAATGATGTCAGATCCTGTATTCATTTTCAATAGTTCTGCATATAGGAGAAAGGTTGAAGAAAGATAACCCGgactaataatgatgattatagtaTTTAAGAGTAGATCAACAAGATTCACTACCAATGAATCCAATGTAAAAGCTCAAAGATTTGATTATGAAACTTGAGTGAGCTCACAGAAGGTAGAAATAATATTTCCTATGAAGCCTTAAATGTTTAAAAGTATAACGTGTGGGAAATGTTTCAGAAAATTATTTCCTGCGAAGGGAGTCTTTACTTATTCGGGACATTTTGTATCATTCAGTAAAAAGTAATCACTCCGCAGTTTGAAGTGGAAATGGTTAGTTTTGGTTGTAATTTACTACACTGTTCTAATAAAGTAGGCTGTGAGGATGTTTCCTTTTGAGTGAATGAGATCGACGTGTAAAAGTGCTTCAGTACAATTTTTAAGAAAGCCTTGTTATGCTGGTAAAGATTATTCACAGCTTAATTACTAAAGTTCAGTCATCGATGGATCATCGAGGAAAATTagacgagtattattattattgttattaatagctaagctacaaccctagttggaaaagcaggatgctggaagcccaggggctccaacagggaaaatagtccagtgagggctaaaacaaggaaaaataaaatatttcaagaacactaacaacaaaataaaaattttatatccaAATCCTCACAAcaaacataaattttatatatatatatatatatatatatatatatatatatatatatatatatatatatatatatatatataattttgttgttaAATTAGGGTAACCATCCCTTCAAGAATGTAAATCACGGATCGCAAGTTGCATTTTCGACactatttatttaattttgtttctaaTCCGGCTAAATTTTAGCTTAAGATCGTACGCTGTAGATCATCAATATTGATAGTCCAGTAGCCTATATGGTTCACGtttaggttatgttttttttttcacatatcaaATTGAATACTTTTGTCACCATTTATTGTTTTCATACGTATACTAGTCCGGAAAATTGGATGCTGTAGGCGATGGTCCGCAGTAACAAAAGTGTCCTGAAAAGTCGGTAGTTTACAAAGCAGATGTTTTACCATAAAATTAACTTGTAACTCGGTAAAAACAAGCAATTCTGAGCATAGATTAGAAAATAAAAGGGCAGTTTTAAGAG
Coding sequences within:
- the LOC137616407 gene encoding profilin-like, which translates into the protein MLTWNDYVSKQLTGTGNVSQGAIAGLDGSIWAISEGWGVTEQECKAIATGFTNPSGFHQSGVTCAGERYIFLSGNESVLRARKGSQGIHVAKTNTAIIIAKYDEPIQPGQCAATVEALADYLKSVNY